In a genomic window of Erigeron canadensis isolate Cc75 chromosome 5, C_canadensis_v1, whole genome shotgun sequence:
- the LOC122599582 gene encoding heat shock protein 90-6, mitochondrial yields the protein MHRLSRRSVTSLLRYGGHHHRHAAAAAASSIGSPTFNQLGGEKDVGGRWYSVLTNATCSGPASTKPLKLGNMFPLGVRYESTASDFETPDVPVEKYEYQAEVSRLMDLIVNSLYSNKEVFLRELISNASDALDKLRFLSVTQPELMEGSPDLDIRIQTDQENGIITLTDSGIGMTHQELVDSLGTIAHSGTAKFLKALKDSKDAGTDSNLIGQFGVGFYSAFLVADKVVVSTKSPKSDKQYVWEGEANSSSYIVREETDPEKLLPRGTSIKLHLKRDDKGFTHPERIERLVKNYSQFVSFPIYTWQEKGYTKEVEVDEDPSEAKTDGADANVEKKKKTKKIVEKYWDWELTNETQPIWLRNPKEVTTEDYNEFYKKAFNEYLEPLASSHFTTEGEVEFRSILYVPAVTPMGKEDIVNPKTKNIRLYVKRVFISDDFDGELFPRYLSFVKGVVDSNDLPLNVSREILQESRIVRIMRKRLVRKAFDMIQGISLSENREDYEKFWENFGKHLKLGCIEDRENHKRLAPLLRFFSSQSEQEMISLDEYVENMKADQKDIYYIAADSVTSAKNTPFLERLYEKELEVLFLVDPIDEVAVTNLKSYKDKNFVDISKEDLDIGDKNEEKEKEMKQEFGHICDWMKKRLGDKVASVQISNRLKTSPCVLVSGKFGWSANMERLMKAQSVGDSSSLDFMRSRRVFEINPEHPIIQTLSAACNSNGDDEEALRAIDLLYDTALISSGFTPESPSQLGGKIYEMMSLALANKWTPQPAFNMHNTQTHEAEVVGEPQPTIEAEVVEPTSSQK from the exons ATGCACCGTCTTTCACGGCGTTCTGTCACCTCTCTCCTTCGCTACGGCGGTCATCACCACCGTCatgccgccgccgccgccgctaGCTCCATTGGTTCTCCCACTTTCAACCAATTg GGTGGAGAGAAGGATGTCGGTGGTAGATGGTATTCAGTTTTGACAAATGCAACATGTAGTGGGCCTGCCTCAACAAAGCCTTTGAAATTGGGGAACATGTTTCCTTTGGGGGTGCGGTATGAGTCTACGGCTTCTGACTTTGAGACACCTGATGTACCTGTGGAGAAGTACGAGTATCAAGCAGAG GTAAGTCGGCTTATGGACCTCATCGTTAACAGTCTATATAGCAACAAAGAGGTTTTTCTTCGTGAACTTATCAG TAATGCAAGTGATGCGTTGGACAAGCTTCGATTCCTTAGCGTCACTCAGCCTGAGCTTATGGAAGGTTCTCCTGATCTCGACATACGTATTCAAACTGATCAAGAGAATGGAATAATTACACTCAC GGACTCTGGTATCGGTATGACCCATCAAGAACTTGTTGATTCCTTAGGAACAATTGCTCATAGTGGAACTGCTAAGTTTCTTAAAGCTTTAAAG GATAGCAAAGATGCTGGTACAGACAGCAACTTGATCGGTCAGTTTGGCGTGGGATTTTATTCAGCTTTCCTTGTTGCTGATAAG GTGGTGGTCTCGACAAAGAGTCCCAAGTCTGATAAGCAATATGTTTGGGAAGGAGAGGCCAACTCCAGCTCTTATATTGTACGAGAGGAGACTGATCCCGAGAAGCTACTTCCTAGAGGAACTTCTATCAAGTTGCATCTCAAG CGTGATGATAAAGGTTTTACTCATCCAGAGAGAATCGAGAGACTAGTGAAAAATTATTCACAGTTTGTATCGTTCCCAATTTACACATGGCAAGAAAAGGGCTACACAAAAGAG GTTGAGGTTGACGAGGATCCATCTGAGGCCAAGACAGATGGGGCTGATGCCAATGTTGAG aaaaagaagaaaacaaaaaaaattgttgaGAAGTACTGGGACTGGGAGCTCACTAATGAGACACAGCCTATATGG CTTCGCAACCCTAAGGAAGTTACAACGGAAGATTATAATGAATTTTACAAGAAGGCATTCAATGAGTATCTGGAACCGTTGGCATCTTCACACTTTACGACGGAG GGTGAGGTTGAGTTTAGATCTATTCTTTATGTTCCCGCAGTTACTCCCATGGGAAAGGAAGACATTGTCAatccaaaaaccaaaaatattagGCTTTATGTCAAACGTGTCTTCATTTCAGATGACTTTGATGGGGAACTG ttCCCACGATACCTAAGCTTTGTGAAAGGTGTTGTTGACTCGAACGACCTTCCTTTGAATGTATCACGTGAGATTTTACAAGAAAGCCGCATT GTACGGATAATGAGGAAAAGATTGGTGCGGAAGGCATTTGACATGATTCAGGGTATATCCTTGAGTGAGAACCGAGAG GACTATGAAAAGTTCTGGGAGAACTTTGGGAAGCATTTGAAGTTGGGATGTATTGAAGACCGTGAGAATCACAAGCGTCTTGCTCCTCTGTTACGGTTCTTTTCTTCACAGAGTGAACAAGAGATGATCAGCTTGGATGAATATGTTGAAAACATGAAAGCTGACCAGaaagatatatattacattGCTGCAGATAGTGTGACAAGTGCAAAGAACACACCCTTCCTGGAGAGACTATATGAGAAGGAGCTTGAG GTACTTTTCCTAGTTGATCCCATTGATGAAGTTGCTGTGACAAATCTTAAATCATACAAGGACAAAAACTTTGTTGACATCAGCAAAGAAGACTTGGACATCG GTGATAAGAAcgaggagaaagaaaaagagatgaaGCAGGAATTTGGACATATATGTGACTGGATGAAGAAACGGTTGGGCGACAAGGTTGCCAGTGTCCAAATTTCAAATCGTCTGAAAACATCTCCTTGTGTTCTTGTATCAGGAAAGTTTGGTTGGTCTGCTAACATGGAGAG GCTGATGAAGGCACAGAGTGTTGGCGACTCTTCTAGCCTGGACTTCATGAGAAGCAGAAGAGTGTTTGAAATCAATCCGGAACATCCAATTATTCAGACATTGAGT GCTGCTTGCAATAGCAACGGTGACGATGAAGAAGCCCTGAGAGCTATAGATCTTCTGTATGATACTGCATTGATTTCTAGTGGTTTCACT CCTGAGAGTCCATCACAGCTTGGGGGGAAGATCTATGAGATGATGAGCCTGGCTTTGGCAAACAAATGGACGCCTCAACCAGCGTTCAACATGCACAACACACAGACACATGAGGCTGAGGTAGTAGGGGAGCCCCAACCAACTATCGAGGCAGAGGTAGTTGAGCCTACCAGCTCTCAAAAATGA